In one Acomys russatus chromosome 15, mAcoRus1.1, whole genome shotgun sequence genomic region, the following are encoded:
- the Tigd4 gene encoding tigger transposable element-derived protein 4, producing the protein MAEASADAATQPVTGKKKKSLSIEEKIDIINAVESGKKKAEIAAEYGIKKNSLSSIMKNKDKVLEAFESLRFDPKRKRLRTAFYTDLEEALMRWYRIAQCLNVPVNGPMLRLKANDFAQKLGHNDFKCSNGWLDRFKSRYGLVFRAQPVEATGISIDPSTVWYQNVLPYYLNDYHPKNVFNVKETGLFYRMLPTNTFAFKGETCSIGKLCKDRITLAVGTNMDGSEKLPLLIIGKNRTPRCFKGIKSLPVYYEANRMAWMTATIFGQWMQKLDEKFQAQRRRVVIFVDSFPAHPEVKNLKSIELAFFPPCLSPELAAMKQGVIKSLKIKYRHCLIKKFLSSVENSNEFTFSLLDAVDTLHLCWRAIAPETIVKSYEEAGFRSPKEENDTPNAENDDADADADTDALDLTADALGAGVEFPAGLSIEEYAALDEDLETCEAAPNEDAGWTGESKQDETGFYTSDEEEGDSGALEAGLPLPSKNEAITAVGTLKRFLRSRNMTDELHNALADLENFINALPPK; encoded by the coding sequence ATGGCAGAAGCTTCTGCGGACGCTGCGACTCAGCCAGTGAccgggaagaaaaagaaaagtctgtcCATTGAGGAAAAGATTGACATTATAAACGCTGTGGAAAGCGGCAAGAAAAAGGCAGAGATCGCAGCTGAATAcggaataaagaaaaattcattgtcttccattatgaaaaataaagacaaagtcCTAGAAGCCTTCGAGTCTCTGAGATTCGATCCGAAGAGGAAAAGATTGAGAACAGCCTTTTACACGGATCTGGAAGAGGCCCTGATGAGATGGTATCGAATTGCTCAGTGTCTAAACGTTCCAGTTAATGGTCCAATGTTGCGCCTGAAAGCTAATGATTTTGCCCAGAAGCTGGGACACAATGACTTTAAGTGCAGCAACGGTTGGCTGGATCGTTTTAAGTCCAGGTATGGCTTAGTATTCAGAGCACAGCCTGTAGAAGCCACGGGCATATCTATCGACCCTTCGACTGTCTGGTACCAAAATGTGCTTCCTTACTACTTAAATGATTATCAtcctaaaaatgttttcaatgtgaAAGAAACCGGGCTGTTCTACCGAATGTTGCCTACGAACACTTTTGCATTCAAAGGAGAAACGTGTTCAATTGGAAAATTGTGCAAAGACAGGATAACGCTGGCCGTCGGGACGAACATGGACGGCTCGGAGAAGCTCCCTTTGCTCATCATCGGGAAGAACCGAACCCCACGTTGTTTCAAAGGTATAAAATCATTGCCTGTGTATTATGAAGCTAACAGAATGGCATGGATGACAGCAACCATATTTGGACAGTGGATGCAGAAGCTTGATGAGAAATTCCAAGCCCAGAGACGAAGAGTGGTGATTTTTGTCGATTCTTTCCCGGCGCATCCAGAGGTGAAAAACCTGAAGTCCATTGAGTTGGCGTTCTTCCCACCGTGCTTGTCTCCCGAGCTCGCAGCTATGAAACAAGGTGTTATTAAAAGCCTGAAAATCAAATATCGGCATTGCCTTATCAAGAAATTTTTAAGTTCTGTCGAAAATAGCAACGAATTTACATTTTCTCTGCTGGATGCTGTAGACACGTTGCATCTCTGCTGGAGAGCTATAGCCCCCGAGACCATTGTTAAAAGCTATGAAGAAGCAGGATTCAGGTCTCCAAAGGAAGAAAACGACACACCAAATGCAGAGAACGATGACGCTGACGCTGACGCTGACACTGACGCTCTTGATCTGACTGCAGATGCTCTTGGGGCCGGAGTGGAATTTCCTGCAGGTTTGTCCATAGAGGAATACGCTGCCCTGGATGAGGACCTGGAGACCTGTGAAGCCGCCCCGAATGAGGATGCAGGGTGGACCGGAGAAAGTAAACAAGACGAAACTGGCTTTTATACTTCTGATGAAGAGGAGGGGGACAGCGGAGCTCTAGAAGCGGGCCTGCCCTTACCTTCCAAGAATGAAGCCATCACAGCTGTAGGCACTCTGAAAAGGTTTCTCAGGAGTCGTAATATGACCGATGAACTTCACAATGCTTTAGCGGATCTTGAAAATTTTATCAACGCGTTGCCACCTAAATAG